A section of the Rhodanobacteraceae bacterium genome encodes:
- a CDS encoding MarR family EPS-associated transcriptional regulator, whose amino-acid sequence MRIARDPRGRLIQKQHPAHLPSAQPRSPLDDDTRYRLLRLLTEHPELSQRELASELGMSLGKTNYCLRALIGRGWIKVQNFRNSDNKLAYAYVLTPAGVGAKFRATAEFLRRKQGEYARLEQEIAALRREVAEQAGEDESFQNLSETGQSS is encoded by the coding sequence ATGCGCATTGCGCGCGATCCACGGGGCAGGCTGATTCAAAAGCAACATCCGGCACATCTGCCAAGCGCTCAACCCAGGAGCCCGTTGGACGACGACACCCGCTACCGCTTGCTGCGACTGCTCACCGAACATCCGGAGCTGTCGCAGCGCGAGTTGGCCAGCGAGCTCGGGATGTCGCTGGGCAAGACCAACTACTGCCTGCGGGCGTTGATAGGCCGCGGCTGGATCAAGGTGCAGAACTTCCGCAACAGTGACAACAAACTGGCCTACGCCTATGTGCTCACGCCCGCCGGCGTGGGGGCAAAGTTCCGTGCCACCGCAGAATTTCTTCGTCGCAAGCAAGGCGAGTACGCACGTCTGGAGCAGGAGATTGCTGCACTCAGACGGGAAGTCGCGGAACAGGCTGGTGAGGATGAGTCGTTCCAGAATCTGTCCGAGACGGGTCAGTCAAGCTGA
- a CDS encoding transcription/translation regulatory transformer protein RfaH gives MTKPRGEAEAQMCLMRQGFETLFPRTRRTVRAASGMVVRTESLFPRYVFIQTDPALQSLEPVRSTRGVSTIVRFGGEPARVPDAVIEQIKSRIDLYDGFVRLAAPDLAPGTPVKINEGPFSGLNAIFAAAHGDDRVRLLLTMLGSEREVVLPRSVLGARI, from the coding sequence ATGACCAAACCCCGTGGCGAGGCCGAGGCACAGATGTGCCTGATGCGGCAGGGTTTCGAGACCCTGTTCCCGCGCACCCGGCGCACGGTGAGAGCCGCTTCCGGCATGGTGGTCCGCACCGAATCGCTGTTCCCACGTTATGTCTTCATCCAGACCGATCCGGCGCTGCAATCGCTGGAGCCGGTGCGCAGCACGCGTGGCGTAAGCACCATCGTGCGTTTCGGCGGCGAACCGGCGCGGGTACCCGATGCCGTCATCGAGCAGATCAAGTCCCGAATCGATCTCTACGACGGTTTCGTCAGGCTGGCGGCGCCAGATCTGGCGCCCGGTACACCGGTGAAGATCAACGAAGGCCCATTCAGCGGGCTGAACGCCATTTTTGCGGCGGCACACGGTGACGACCGGGTGCGGCTGTTGTTGACGATGTTGGGTAGCGAGCGCGAAGTCGTGCTCCCCCGCAGCGTGCTCGGCGCCCGCATCTAG